A single genomic interval of Suncus etruscus isolate mSunEtr1 chromosome 10, mSunEtr1.pri.cur, whole genome shotgun sequence harbors:
- the GALR1 gene encoding galanin receptor type 1 produces the protein MELLPGNLSEGSSHNGLEAPAPASESWQPMGIGVENLVTLVVFGLIFALGVLGNSLVITVLARSKPGKPRSITNLFILNLSGADLAYLLFCVPFQATVYALPDWVLGAFVCKSTHYVFTVSMLVSIFTLTAMSVDRYVAIVHAHRASALRVPRNALLGVGCIWVLSVALASPVAYQQDLVLWKDNHTYCWDVWRGTRHKKVYVVCTFVFGYLLPLLLICFCYTKVLSHLHKKLKNMSKKSETSKKKTAQTVLAVVVVFGISWLPHHIVHLWVEFGSFPLTPTSFLFRILAHCLAYSNSSMNPIIYAFLSENFRKAYRQVFKCHRGQPAADGVKGSRSRADTPPSTNCTHV, from the exons ATGGAGCTGCTCCCCGGCAACCTGAGTGAGGGCAGCAGCCACAATGGCCTCGAGGCCCCCGCGCCCGCGTCCGAATCCTGGCAGCCGATGGGCATCGGCGTGGAGAACTTGGTGACGCTCGTCGTGTTCGGCCTCATCTTCGCGCTCGGCGTGCTGGGCAATAGCTTGGTCATCACCGTCCTGGCGCGCAGCAAGCCAGGGAAGCCGCGAAGCATCACCAACCTCTTCATCCTCAACCTGAGCGGCGCCGACCTGGCTTACCTGCTCTTCTGCGTCCCTTTCCAGGCCACCGTGTACGCGCTGCCCGACTGGGTGCTGGGCGCCTTCGTGTGCAAGTCCACGCACTACGTGTTCACCGTGTCCATGCTGGTCAGCATCTTCACGCTCACCGCTATGTCCGTGGACCGCTACGTGGCCATCGTACACGCGCACCGCGCCTCGGCCCTGCGTGTCCCCCGAAACGCGCTGCTGGGTGTCGGCTGCATCTGGGTGCTGTCCGTGGCCTTGGCCTCGCCCGTCGCCTACCAACAGGACCTGGTGCTCTGGAAGGACAACCACACCTACTGCTGGGATGTCTGGCGCGGGACCCGCCACAAGAAGGTCTACGTGGTGTGCACCTTCGTCTTTGGGTACCTGCTTCCTCTCCTGCTCATCTGCTTCTGCTACACCAAG GTCCTGAGTCATTTGCACAAGAAGTTGAAGAACATGTCTAAGAAATCTGAGACCTCAAAGAAAAAG ACAGCTCAGACGGTCCTGGCAGTGGTTGTGGTCTTCGGGATCTCCTGGCTCCCACATCATATCGTCCACCTGTGGGTTGAATTCGGGTCCTTCCCACTGACCCCCACATCCTTCCTCTTCCGGATCCTGGCCCACTGCCTAGCATACAGCAACTCCTCGATGAACCCCATCATCTACGCTTTTCTTTCTGAGAACTTCCGCAAGGCCTACCGGCAGGTGTTCAAGTGCCACCGTGGCCAGCCGGCGGCAGACGGGGTCAAGGGCAGCCGAAGTCGCGCTGACACACCGCCCTCCACCAACTGCACTCATGTATGA